In Oncorhynchus masou masou isolate Uvic2021 chromosome 31, UVic_Omas_1.1, whole genome shotgun sequence, the sequence AAATATTTGACCCTTCATACAAATGGTTATGAAGTTAAGTTTGTACAACCAATAAAcccatcaaccaatcaatcaattgtTTCCTCTTCTTGAGCAGGTGTTTGTGTAGTCTGAGGTCTGTGTGAGGGAGTTATGGTTATGGAGTGTTTGTCTGTTGCTGGACTTGAGGATTCTCATCAGGACTTTAtagctctccatctcctcctgagGGTGCTATTGAAAACAGAGAACAATAGTTAGACTATTTGAACTATGACtgccacacacactcacgcacacacccacagacTCACCCTGGTGAGTGCTTGTATCAGGCGTCGTAGCACGGCCTCCTCTCTCTGAGGACACAGACTGGTCACCTGACCCACACAACCCAGCAAACAGGACATGGTGTGGCGCTGGGGCTGCTGggacaacatgcacacacacacatacacatacacaataGTTGCTGAGGAGGTTGAAGACCCCGAAGTAAGCCATGACACGATTAAACGTGTATCAATGGTCTGACTGGTGGGTCTCACCTTCGTTAGCATACTGAGATGGTTCACGTGTTGAGATACTGAGGTCAACCTCTCTACGTCATCTGCACTCAGAACAGGCTCCTGGAGAGAAATAAAAAGAGTATAAAAAGCAGGAGAGTGTAAGAGAGTGAGAGTATAAAGGGAGAGAGATCTTTATCTGAGCCCTCTGACCTTGAGTTTCTCCAGCCAGGTCCACAATAGACAGCTGAGTACGTGCGGATCAGACTCTGTGACCAGTAGGGCCCAGGCACACTCACTGCTGTTCAGCTCCTCCTGTCAGTCAACAAAACAGAGTGCAGTCAGGATTCCGGTTACTGGTAGGCAACACATGACAGATTAAGGTATCCCATTCCAATATGTTGTAATCATAGTTATGGTAATTTCCATTTCATTTAAGTCAATTCAGGAGGGCCCAAATCTTGAGATCTGCAGAATAAGCTTCAATGTAGCTTAGTAACTTCCAGACTACACTAAACCTCAACTTGTGATAACTTGCTTTAACAGTTTATTACCTGTAGCAGTGCTGTCCTCTGTAGAACTGTCTCTCCAGGGGGGTTTAGATCTGCCATCTCCTTGGCAACTGCCCGAGCCACTGAGGCCTGTCCGGACTTACGCTGGTTTTTACGTACCTTCAGAGCACAGGAAATAGTGTATTAAGAAATGTGTTTTATATAAAAAAAGAGACACTTTTACTAGTATGCCCCCAGTAACACAGTCTGATACTCACCTCAATGTAAGAGTTGAATTTGTGAAACGCTGGCGCCCTCTTGGCAGTGCACTTTATACTCTTCGAAGAACAGTTACTGTTGGTTGCCCCACTGCCTACTGGGAGGTTGAGTCTTTGTGAGTCCTCAGGACTGGAACAGAGGCCAGCTGTAGGGGTGGGCAGGACTGGACTCATAGGTCTCACGTCAGGTCTAATCTGCTCTAAACCAGAACAGTCTCTCTTACTCCTatctagtacagtacagtatgagccCAACTCAAGATCCTGTAAGAAAATAAAGCAATATGGTTAATATCAAGGCTCTGAATGTTGGCAGTACCAATGCAGATTTTTCTAAACTAATGTTCAAGAATGTTCCACCTGTAACCAGTAATGCCGGGGATACACTACTCAATTTAGCCACAAATTCGCTTTTGCCTAAACAAATTGTATTGAAATCCTTTGAACTTGGGCTATGATCAGTACGTCAGTACTCACATAGTTTGAGTgggtgacacgagcctaccagacaagctaaattacttctatgctcgcttcgaggcttGCAACACTGatccatgcatgagagcatcagctgttccggacgactgtgtgatcacgctctccataagtgatgtgagtaagacctttaaacaggtcaacattcacaaggccacagggccagatggattaccagaacATGTACTTTGaacatgtgctgaccaactggcaagtgtcttcactgacattttcaacctgttccTGGCTGAGTCTGtagtaccaacatgtttcaagcagatcaccatatTCCGcttgcccaagaacactaaggtaacctgcctatatGACTACCggcccatagcactcacgtctgtagctatgaagtgctttgaaaggctggtcatggctcacatcaacaccattatcccagaaaccctagacccactttaatttgcataccgccccaacatatcgtccctgttcactcatgaatgCATAGCtacgattccaacaccatcattaagtttgccgatgacacaacagtggtaggcccgaaaatgatgagacagccaatagggaggagacctggccatgtggtgccaggatagcaacctctccttcaatgtgatcaagacaaaggagatgattgtggactacaggaaaaggaggatcaagcacgcccccattctaattaacggagctgtagtggagcacgttgagagcttcaagttccttggtgtccacatcaccaacaaactatcatggtccaaacacaccaagacagtcgtgaagagggcacgactgatttggcatgggtcctcagatcctaaaaaaggtctacagctgcaccatcgagagcatcctgactggttgcatcactgcctggtatggcaactgctcagcctctgaccgcaaggcactacagagggtagtgcgtacggcctagTACACACTGGGgccagcttcctgccatccaggacctctataacaggtggtatcagaggaaggccctaaaaattgctgAAGACTCCAGtcatcctagtcatagactgtgctCTCTTCTACCTCatggcaaacggtaccggagcacctagtctaggtccaaaaggcttcttaacagcttctacccccaagccataagactcctgaacaggtaatcaaatgcctacccagactatttgcattgtctaCCCCCCCCCTCAATTTTTTCTGCTGCTGCTctatgtttattatctatgcatagtcactttaacactacctacatctacatattacctcaattacctcgactaacctatgCCCCCGCAAATTGACTCTGtatctgtaccccctgtatatcgcctcgctgttgttattttactgctgctgtttaattattattattattatttatttattttacttatctattttttacttaattaacacttattttcCCTTGGTTATTAAGGGCTtgtacacctgttgtgttcggtaTGTGGGGCAGGCTGAACTAGGAAATCATCCTGTAATGTGAGCACCCACGTCCAGGGGTTGCTCACATTAGATTTTAGAAGACATGTATGCCCAGTCTAACCCTGATGTTAACCCTTACCTGTTTTACAGTGATCTTGCTGAGGTCTGAGTCACTGTAGCTGCGTTTATCCAGCAgtacctgtctcttcctctccagaAAGCCCTCTGGTTCGTCCCAGGAGGACACAGAACCTGACCCTCCCCAGGACCCCATATGGACCTCACGGTGCAGGGGAAGGTACTGCTTGGCCACCAGGGTTTCCCTCACAGCCCTGCCCAGGGCCCGCAGTTCTGCCCTTCTCTCCAGCTCAGCATGCACCtccagagaggcaggcaggcccaACGCCAGGGCAGTAAGACGGCCACACAACAGGTACACCACCTAGATGATGATCATCATGAAAACAGATAGCTTTTAGAAACAGATACAGGAACCCATGGGATACTGGAGAGagtggaagatggagagagagcagagtaaaTGGGGAGTGATCTGTCTCTTGGATCCAAAGCCAGACCCCCCAGACAACCACAAAagaggtagaggagagtggggtaagtcATTTTCTTCATTCAGTATCACTCCGTCAAGGTACATATAGTATTTCTTCTAACATTGATGTCTACtaatatttcaggatgttgtgtatccctggggcgaaaaaaaatcagaattcatgtaaataTTACAGGTTTTGAAAATATAGCTTGTCCCCCCTAAAGAAATGGAGCCGCGGGACAGGGTAAATTCAGCCGCCTACACATTTCTGTACTGAATGAGATATTAACACTACCTTTTAATCTTTATATTCAATACAATCACAAACGCTTTTTGTCTTTTAATAATTTTAAGCAtcttttaacacaggcttaacacCCAACAAACACTACTTTAGGCCAAGCTTTGTTGTTAACTCATATCCCAGCTGTAATGCCTTGCATTatgcctgggaagaaaacacttacaTTTGCCATTGGCTCATCTctccccaaggcaaacattttgacgATATTAAACCCACACAGCTACATTGATgtactttcatgctaggtttaggaccttaTATCTGACTCTACATAGAACCCAGACCCCAGCAGTGAAGCATGTCCCCACATGTCAAACCTCACTAGTATGGATGACTGTGGGAGTTCTCCTAACAGTAATGTCCCACCCACCAGCAGCCAGTGCCTAATGACAGTGACCATCGAAAGTGAAAAAGAAAGGACATGCATGTGGATGACAAGGGCATTGAAAGTGTCTGTAAGAATCATGGAGAGAAAGGTGATGTCAAAGCAGAGAATCAACCATGTCCCACTAAATTTGAGTGCAGGGATATTTGATATCAAAACACCTGCTGTGGAAGAGAGAATTGAAAGTGGCAATTTTAAAACACAAGAGCAGCAGACTTACTTTGGATGATAAAGTTGTACAGAACAATCTTAAAATTAtatactttggtttagatacaagcatcatgtcTGTTACATTTATTGGGGGTCAATTaatgaagacatcctcttctacaaaccactggaaaccaggacaacaggagagggtatttttaaagtactggaccgctttgtgacatcaaatggactttggtggtcaagatgtattgGTATCGGTACTGATggagcaaaagccatgacagggagacatagtggagtggtaacgcgcatgcaagcagttgctcctgacgcctcttgggtacactgcagcatccaccgagaggctcttgctgccaagggaatgcctgaccacttgaaagatgttttggacactagaGTGAAaatagttagctttgttaaaGCAACTTTCGTGttttttctgcattatgcaatgatattggcagcgaccatgtaacacttctacaacatacagaagtgcgctggttatcaaggggaaaagtattgttttttaaaattgagatacaaagttttctttactgaccataattttcacttgtctgactgcttgcatacgtttctcacacgactggcttatctgggtgatgtttttttctctcctgaatgatctgaatctaggattacagggactctctccaactatattcaatgtgcgggacaaaattgaggctatgattaagaagttggagctcttctctgtctgcattaacaaggacaacagaCAGATCTTTCCATCATTATattattttttgtgtgcaaatgaactcaagcttatggacaatgtcaaatgtataTATAgcgatatagcgaagcacctgagtgagctgggtgagcaattacacaggtactttctcaaaacggatgacacaaacaactggattcattatccctttcatgccccgcctccagtccacttaccaatatctgaaaaagagagcctcatcgaaattgcaacaagcggttctgtgagaAACAAATGTGATCAGAATTTAATCTGGATAGGGCTgagctcagagtatcctgccttggcaaatcgtgctgttaagacactgatgccctttgcaaccacgtacctatgtgagagtggattctcagccctcactagcatgaaaagtaaatacaggcacagactgtgtgaattttttttttaactgagactctctccaatacaacccaacattgcatcTTTTCAAGCACAACCTTCTCATTaatctgtggtgagttattcacaatttttgatgaacagATAAGGTtttaagatggctaaataaagagcaaaattattgattattattatattatttgtgttctttgtcacttcccacgagccgggttgtgacaaaaactcacactcattcttatgtttaataataaatgccgacagagatggccgcctcgcttcgcgttcctaggaaactatgcagttttttgttttttttacgttatttcttacattagtaccccaggtcatcttaggtttcattacatacagccgagaagaactactgtatataagatcagcgtcaactcaccatcagtacgaccaagaatatgtttttcgcgacgcggatcctgtgttctgccttataaacaggacaacggaatggatcgcatgcagcgaccccaaaaaacgactccgaaaaagagggaaaaggagcggtcttctggtcagactacggagacgggcacatcgtgccccacttcctagcattcttcttgccaatgtccagactcttgacaacaaggttgatgaaatccgagcaagggtagcattccagagggacatcagagactgtaacgttctgtgcttcacggaaacatggctcactggagagacgctatccgatgcggtgcagccaacgggtttctccacgcatcgcgccgacagaaacaaacacctttctggtaagaagaggggtgggggtgtatgccttatggctaacgaggcatggtgcgatgaaagaaacatacaggaactcaaatccttctgttcacctgatttagaattcctcacaatcaaatgtagaccgcattacctaccaagagaattctcttcgattataatcacagccgtatatatcccccccaagcagacacatcgatggctctgaactaactttatttaactctttgcaaactggaaaccatttatccggaggctgcattcatcgttgttggggattttaacaaggctaatctgaaaacaagactccctaaattttatcagcatatcgattgagcaaccaggggcggaaaaaccttggatcactgttactctaacttccgcgacgcatataaggccctgccccgccccctttcggaaaagctgaccacgactccattttgctgatacctgcctacagacaaaagctaaaaaagaagctcccacgctgaggtctgtccaacgctggtccgaccaagctgactccacactccaagactgcttccatcacgtggactgggacatgtttcgtattgcgtcaaataacaacattgacgaatacgctgattcggtgtgcgagttcattagaacgtgcgttgaagatgtcgttcccatagcaacgattaaaacattccctaaccagaaaccttggattgatggcagcattcgtgtgaaactgaaagcgcgaaccactgctttcaatcagggcaaggtgtctggtaacatgactgaatacaaacaatgcagctattccctccgtaaggctatcaaacaagctaagcatcagtacagagacaaagtagaatcccaattcaacggctcagacacaagaggcatgtggcagggtctacagtcaatcacggactacaggaagaaatccagcccagtcacggaccaggatgtcttgctcccaggcagactaaataacttttttgcccgctttgaggacaatacagtgccactgacactgcctgcaacggaaaaatgcggtctctccttcactgcagccgaggtgagtaaaacatttaaacgtgttaaccccgcaaggctgcaggcccagacggcatccccagccgcgccctcagagcatgcgcagaccagctggctggtgtgtttacggacatattcaatcaatccctataccagtctgttgttcccacatgcttcaagagggccaccatcgttcctgttcccaagaaagctaaggtaactgagctaaacgactaccgccccgtagcactcacttccgtcatcatgaagtgctttgagagactagtcaaggaccatatcacctccaccctacctgacaccctagacccactccaatttgcttaccgctcaaataggtccacagacgatgcaatctcaaccacactgcacactgccctaacccatctggacaagaggaatacctatgtgagaatgctgttcatcgactacagctcggcattcaacaccatagtaccctccaagctcgtcatcaagctcgagaccctgggtctcgaccccgccctgtgcaactgggtactggacttcctgacgggccgcccccaggtggtgagggtaggtaacaacatctcctccccgctgatcctcaacactggggccccacaagggtgcgttctgagcccactcctgtactccctgttcacccacgactgcgtggccacgcacgcctccaactcaatcatcaagtttgcggacgacacaacagtggtaggcttgattcccaacaacgacgagacggcctacagggaggaggtgagggccctcggagtgtggtgtcaggaaaataacctcacactcaacgtcaacaaaactaaggagatgattgtggacttcaggaaacagcagagggaacaccccctatccacatcgatggaacagtagtggagagagtagcaagttttaagttcctcggcatacacatcacagacaaactgaattggtccactcacacagacagcatcgtgaagaaggcgcagcagcgcctcttcaacctcaggaggctgaagaaattcggcttgtcaccaaaagcactcacaaacttctacagatgcacaatcgagagcatcctggcgggctgtattaccgcctggtacggcaactgctccgccctcaaccgtaaggctctccagagggtagtgaggtctgcacaacgcatcatcgggggcaaactacctgccctccaggacacctacaccacccgatgttacaggaaggccataaagatcatcaaggacatctaccacccgagccactgcctgttcaccccgctatcatccagaaggcgaggtcagtacaggtgcatcaaagctgggaccgagagactgaaaaacagcttctatctcaaggccatcagactgttaaacagccaccactaacattgagtggctgctgcctacacactgacactaactcaactccagccactttaataatgggaattgatgggaaatgatgtaaatatatcactagccactttaaacaatgctaccttatataatgttacttaccctacattattcatctcatatgcatacgtatatactgtactctatatcatcgattgcatccttatgtaatacatgtatcactagccactttaactatgccactttgtttacatactcatctcacatgtatatactgtactcgatacaatctactgtatcttgcctatgctgctctgtaccatcactcattcatatatacttatgtacatattctttatccccttacactgtgtataaaacagtagattaggaattgttagttagattacttgttggttattactgcattgtcggaactagaagcacaagcatttcgctacactcgcattaacatctgctaaccatgtgtatgtgacaaataaaatttgatttgatttgaaatgtatcatatagtgtgtgtgtttggcaggcATACAATGATggtaaaaaacaacatttgagagtgtgctgaccctggtgttaaagggggtatgcagctggaggttgaatgtttgaaggggtaagGGACGAAAAAACGTTTGGTAACCACTGCTCTAACACAATGAAttcatttgacttggtgaaaatcctttctttctttttttacccaACTTGCTTTCCACTTTTTCcacgtggtttcttccttcacagactccatgaaatgatgactTATTGCTTCAATTTTGTAAAATTATTCATTTTGTATATGATTTCCTAGAAGCAAGGTttagctcaacttaccccactctcccttaCATGACAcattaccccactctcccctacatgacaacttaccccactctcccctacatgacaacttaccccactctaccctacctgacaacttaccccactctaccctactTGACAACTTACCCCACTCTACCCTTCATGACACCTtaccccactctaccctactAAAAATCAtaccccactctaccctactTGACAACTTACCCCACTCCACCCTACATTACTTATTACCTAAAAGAAAGATAGTGTTGCCAAAATAATTATACAAAACAGACACCTTGGGAGTGTGCCTGAGGGTGCGGGCCTCCTGGCCATGGAGGAGGAGGGCCTGACGATGCAGGTACTGCAGCAGGGTGAACTGGGCCCCGTGACGCAGGCTGAGGTCAGGGAACTGGGCCAGCTGAGGGCCCAGTAGACGAGCAAAGTCAAACACCAGGCTGATCTGGTCTCGGGTCTGGATGGAACAGGGACGTTTGATACGCACGTAGTGGACAGCCTCACTGGGGCTCACACGCAGAGTGTAGACCAGGTAGCAGGCTATCAGG encodes:
- the zgc:77752 gene encoding protein tyrosine phosphatase domain-containing protein 1, with the translated sequence MPTVPVPRPAYSQARENLVKAIPPKIICLLACGGWDCRYEGPACWRPSQQAVQGLFSHWVTDDIVAMARPSTHLIKKYNIIEQFQRLNIKSIINMQLPGEHAHCGPPLEPDTGFTYSPQTFMENNIFFFNFGMPDFGVSSLVGMMDGVKVLAFAVKEGKVAVHCHAGLGRTGVLIACYLVYTLRVSPSEAVHYVRIKRPCSIQTRDQISLVFDFARLLGPQLAQFPDLSLRHGAQFTLLQYLHRQALLLHGQEARTLRHTPKVVYLLCGRLTALALGLPASLEVHAELERRAELRALGRAVRETLVAKQYLPLHREVHMGSWGGSGSVSSWDEPEGFLERKRQVLLDKRSYSDSDLSKITVKQVRKNQRKSGQASVARAVAKEMADLNPPGETVLQRTALLQEELNSSECAWALLVTESDPHVLSCLLWTWLEKLKEPVLSADDVERLTSVSQHVNHLSMLTKPQRHTMSCLLGCVGQVTSLCPQREEAVLRRLIQALTRHPQEEMESYKVLMRILKSSNRQTLHNHNSLTQTSDYTNTCSRRGNN